A window from Larimichthys crocea isolate SSNF chromosome XXIII, L_crocea_2.0, whole genome shotgun sequence encodes these proteins:
- the LOC104925303 gene encoding oxygen-regulated protein 1 — MMSETGLRRILPHQSTGSVHSFGTQRHPSISDPILSKRVCFYKSGDPQFNGLRMVINNRTFKTFDALLDSLSKKVPLPFGVRNITTPRGVHAIHTLDELEDGKSYICSESRKVKPINLALARKKLPPWYHASPVSSRRRTVQQARFFPGQSIHKKNLVVLRTPKRLLVFRNGDPMVKHTVVLHKRTTPTFESILEYISELLQFHVVKLHTSDGRRVDSLTGLILCSGIVVASGREKFRPANYNAQKSPVPTMLPSNRMGRRRLKAFKRKKKYVSYTSKSRKFSPSSERYIVSRIHDSIAESPCYLPSNPTNSVELESGRILESVAETDGARGPDGFLPSDDDIEKSFRVNQDGSMTVEMKVRLTIKEEETIHWTTTLTRSSVANQLNAGLPEPEAGQEISSLDLQSPVASIDTINKDQTEDNTDEEPPSLSNGAFCESSNEDDNIKAQMDVVSPWRAPTPGHKGLRQKQTSLENIQSVMKEGFQESMFGSYSYKEHKEHGAMTEQYCMVKQRSTKPVPKPRRFGSVDAISMNRNVSTFKSAGMTEILQIESNGEEASYLRNWTAFFQ, encoded by the exons ATGATGAGTGAGACGGGGCTTCGGAGGATCCTCCCTCACCAGTCAACAGGGAGCGTTCACTCCTTTGGCACCCAACGTCACCCAAGCATCAGCGACCCGATCCTATCAAAGCGGGTCTGCTTCTACAAAAGTGGAGATCCTCAGTTCAATGGCCTGCGTATGGTCATCAACAACCGcacctttaaaacatttgatgCTCTCCTGGACAGTCTCTCTAAAAAGGTTCCCCTACCGTTTGGGGTTAGGAACATCACCACTCCTCGAGGGGTTCATGCAATCCATACTTTGGATGAACTGGAGGATGGGAAATCTTACATCTGCTCTGAGAGTCGTAAGGTAAAACCTATCAACCTGGCACTGGCAAGAAAGAAACTACCGCCCTGGTACCATGCTAGTCCTGTTAGTTCCCGCCGTCGGACTGTACAGCAGGCCAGGTTTTTCCCCGGCCAGAGCATCCACAAGAAGAACCTGGTGGTTTTGCGCACACCAAAGAGACTACTGGTTTTTCGCAATGGTGACCCCATggtaaaacacactgtggtgCTTCACAAGAGGACTACACCCACCTTTGAGTCCATCCTGGAATATATCTCAGAGCTTCTCCAGTTCCATGTGGTGAAATTACACACATCCGATGGCAGACGT GTGGACAGCCTTACAGGCTTGATACTATGCTCTGGTATTGTAGTGGCTTCAGGCAGGGAGAAATTCAGGCCTGCAAACTACAATGCACAAAAATCACCAGTTCCAACAATGCTGCCTTCCAATCGAATGGGTCGCCGAAGACTAAAGGCTTTCAAGC ggaaaaagaagtATGTATCATATACTTCAAAGTCAAGAAAATTCTCCCCCTCATCCGAGAGGTACATTGTGAGTCGGATCCATGATTCAATCGCAGAAAGTCCGTGCTACCTGCCCAGTAACCCCACAAACTCTGTTGAGTTGGAGTCGGGTCGTATATTGGAGTCAGTTGCAGAAACAGACGGAGCAAGAGGGCCGGACGGCTTTCTGCCCTCAGACGATGACATTGAGAAGTCCTTTCGAGTGAACCAAGATGGAAGCATGACAGTGGAGATGAAGGTGAGGCTGACAATTAAGGAAGAGGAAACAATCCACTGGACGACCACTCTAACACGCTCAAGTGTAGCCAATCAGCTTAATGCTGGTTTACCGGAACCCGAGGCAGGCCAGGAGATCAGCTCACTGGATTTACAAAGTCCTGTTGCCTCTATCGATACCATCAACAAGGACCAAACTGAGGATAACACTGACGAAGAGCCACCATCGCTGAGCAATGGAGCTTTCTGTGAGAGTAGTAATGAAGATGATAATATCAAAGCACAGATGGACGTGGTGTCCCCTTGGAGAGCTCCTACACCAGGACACAAGGGTCTTAGACAAAAGCAAACCTCGCTGGAGAACATACAATCAGTGATGAAAGAGGGGTTTCAGGAAAGTATGTTTGGTTCTTACTCCTACAAAGAGCATAAAGAACATGGAGCCATGACTGAACAGTACTGCATGGTCAAACAGCGTAGCACTAAACCAGTGCCCAAACCTAGAAGATTTGGCTCTGTGGATGCCATCAGCATGAACAGAAATGTCTCCACATTCAAATCAGCAGGGATGACTGAAATCCTGCAGATTGAGTCCAATGGAGAGGAG GCCAGCTACCTCAGGAACTGGACAGCTTTCTTCCAGTAA